The following are encoded together in the Paludisphaera mucosa genome:
- a CDS encoding DUF1559 family PulG-like putative transporter produces MRRRRRAFTLIELLVVIAIIGVLIALLMPAVQAAREAARRAQCQNNLRQIGLAATSYQTARNVFPMSATAGAGRGVNHSWLTMVLPELEQRPLFNAYNFQWENYAATNRTAVATQVSTYFCPSSPLATAPVASEQVRKADGTFYPAGSAFARNHYAANWGGSQASLGADFTTTKTNYRGMMLTVRIVSPRGPTFCIRPQDVRDGLSNTILAGEKRDGQGWAVGGYAGSEFDVAPAPLTPDAPDIRTIVTGSYHPGQVNFVFGDGSVHALRETVARKVWYGLLTRDGHEAVGGDAY; encoded by the coding sequence ATGCGACGGCGACGACGGGCGTTCACGTTGATCGAGCTGCTGGTCGTGATCGCGATCATCGGGGTCCTGATCGCGCTCCTGATGCCGGCGGTGCAGGCGGCGCGCGAGGCGGCGCGGCGGGCCCAGTGCCAGAACAACCTGCGGCAGATCGGCCTGGCGGCCACCAGCTACCAGACCGCGCGCAACGTCTTCCCCATGAGCGCGACGGCGGGCGCGGGGAGGGGCGTGAACCACTCGTGGCTGACGATGGTCCTGCCCGAGCTTGAGCAGCGGCCGCTGTTCAACGCCTACAACTTCCAGTGGGAGAACTACGCGGCGACGAACCGCACGGCGGTCGCCACGCAGGTCTCGACCTACTTCTGCCCGTCGAGCCCGCTGGCGACCGCGCCGGTGGCCAGCGAGCAGGTCCGCAAGGCCGACGGCACGTTCTACCCGGCCGGCTCGGCCTTCGCCCGCAACCACTACGCGGCCAACTGGGGCGGGAGCCAGGCGTCGCTCGGCGCCGACTTCACCACGACCAAGACGAACTACCGGGGCATGATGCTGACGGTCCGCATCGTCAGCCCGCGGGGGCCCACCTTCTGCATCCGCCCCCAGGACGTCCGCGACGGGCTGTCCAACACGATCCTCGCCGGCGAGAAGCGCGACGGCCAGGGCTGGGCCGTCGGCGGCTATGCAGGAAGCGAGTTCGACGTCGCCCCCGCGCCGCTCACGCCCGACGCGCCCGACATCCGCACGATCGTCACCGGCTCGTACCACCCGGGCCAGGTCAACTTCGTCTTCGGCGACGGGTCCGTCCACGCCCTGCGCGAGACCGTCGCCCGCAAGGTCTGGTACGGCCTGCTCACCCGCGACGGCCACGAGGCCGTCGGCGGCGACGCCTACTGA
- a CDS encoding D-2-hydroxyacid dehydrogenase — protein MKIVIHPAVEADRMHAFRGAVPGADFVNAQGSAEAEAAMPGADAFLGKITPGMLARADRLRWVQAFTASLEHYLFPALADHPCVLTNTRGLFGDVIADQVMGYVLSFARNLHVYARRQVERRYEPEGGSAARVDFASGPGVVNAMDRATIYLPRATMGIVGMGGIGLEVARRASAFGMTVRGVDRHPRRIDVPAFVDRIDGVDRLDDLLGWADFVVVAAPHTPETAGLIDAGRLARLRPSSYLINVGRGAIVVLDDLVAALREGRLAGAALDVYEVEPLPPEHPLWDFPNAILTPHTAGYSPIVAERHKALLVDNVGRFARGEPLRNVVDKTLWF, from the coding sequence ATGAAGATCGTCATCCACCCCGCCGTCGAGGCCGACCGCATGCACGCCTTCCGGGGGGCCGTGCCGGGGGCGGATTTCGTCAACGCGCAGGGCTCCGCGGAGGCCGAGGCGGCCATGCCGGGGGCGGATGCGTTCCTGGGGAAGATCACGCCGGGGATGCTGGCGAGGGCCGATCGGCTGCGTTGGGTGCAGGCGTTCACGGCGAGCCTGGAGCATTACCTGTTCCCCGCGCTGGCCGACCATCCTTGCGTCCTGACGAACACGCGGGGGCTGTTCGGCGACGTGATCGCCGACCAGGTGATGGGGTACGTCCTGAGCTTCGCGCGCAACCTGCACGTCTACGCCCGCCGGCAGGTCGAACGCCGGTATGAGCCCGAGGGGGGCTCCGCGGCGCGCGTCGATTTCGCCTCCGGGCCGGGGGTCGTCAACGCGATGGATCGGGCCACGATCTACCTGCCGCGCGCCACGATGGGGATCGTCGGCATGGGGGGGATCGGTTTGGAGGTCGCGCGGCGGGCCTCGGCGTTCGGCATGACGGTCCGGGGCGTCGACCGCCACCCGCGGCGGATCGACGTCCCCGCGTTCGTCGACCGGATCGATGGCGTCGACCGCCTCGACGACTTGCTCGGCTGGGCCGACTTCGTCGTCGTCGCCGCCCCCCACACGCCCGAGACCGCCGGCCTGATCGACGCCGGTCGGCTGGCGAGGCTGCGGCCGTCGAGTTATTTGATCAACGTCGGCCGGGGGGCGATCGTCGTCCTCGACGACCTCGTCGCGGCCCTGCGCGAGGGCCGGCTCGCGGGCGCGGCGCTCGACGTCTACGAGGTGGAGCCGCTCCCCCCCGAGCATCCCCTGTGGGATTTCCCGAACGCGATCCTGACGCCCCACACCGCGGGGTACTCGCCGATCGTCGCCGAGCGGCACAAGGCGCTGCTCGTGGACAACGTCGGCCGCTTCGCGCGGGGCGAGCCGCTGCGGAACGTGGTCGACAAGACCCTCTGGTTCTGA
- a CDS encoding PEP-CTERM sorting domain-containing protein — protein MIPIRSTMLQMICRTTLGLAALALAPMFVAPSAEAGSITYTLGTVFNGGTPTSTPPWLTATFADNGADTVRLTLTADLNVNDEFISDVAFNVLSTIVPSSLSIDHVSGKTATVQATTQGAQGLTGGGSAGSGFDINLAFSTAGNNGGANRFKGTDVVVYDISRTGLTFADFEFTNTGSANAHVGAHIQGIPGVTGPSGAVKDGGVAVPEPSSIVLSGLGLGAVGLLTMRRRAQVAS, from the coding sequence ATGATTCCGATCCGATCGACGATGCTACAAATGATTTGCCGAACGACCCTGGGCCTCGCCGCTCTGGCGCTGGCCCCGATGTTCGTCGCGCCCTCCGCCGAGGCCGGTTCGATCACCTATACCCTCGGCACCGTCTTCAACGGGGGCACGCCCACCAGTACGCCCCCCTGGCTGACGGCGACGTTTGCGGACAACGGCGCCGACACCGTCAGGCTGACGTTGACGGCCGACTTGAACGTCAATGACGAATTCATCAGCGACGTGGCGTTCAACGTCCTCAGCACGATCGTCCCGTCCTCCCTGTCGATCGATCACGTCAGCGGGAAGACCGCCACGGTCCAGGCGACGACCCAGGGCGCCCAGGGTCTGACCGGCGGCGGATCTGCGGGCTCCGGCTTCGATATCAACCTGGCGTTCTCCACTGCGGGCAACAACGGCGGCGCCAATCGTTTCAAGGGGACGGACGTCGTCGTCTACGACATTTCCCGGACCGGCCTGACCTTTGCGGATTTCGAGTTCACCAACACGGGGAGCGCGAACGCGCATGTCGGCGCGCACATCCAGGGCATTCCCGGCGTGACCGGCCCGAGCGGCGCCGTCAAGGACGGTGGCGTCGCCGTTCCCGAGCCTTCGTCGATCGTCCTCTCCGGACTCGGCCTCGGCGCCGTCGGACTCCTCACGATGCGTCGCCGGGCTCAGGTCGCCTCCTGA
- a CDS encoding cellulase family glycosylhydrolase: MRDQVETRGWPLSPSILATLTVAMLATTAALATPPEPAAMPRIRVSDDGERFVAADSGRVFVPWGFNYLGKFEHLAEDDWDTPEGWRKVEDDCREMKRLGANVVRWHLQFETFMDGPDAPDAAQVGRLKDLLKLARANGLYLDLTGLNCFRLKRIPKWYDDLAEADRWKAQARFWEAVAGACAGDSVVFCYDLMNEPVMGDPGPNDHPWVGGELGGFHFVQRISNKIAGRDFKDIAEAWVKTLVDAIRRHDQETPITVGVIPWALVWPGAKPVFYAPQVLKHLDFVSVHFYPAPGRIEKEMTALAVYDLGKPLVVEETFPLGCTVADFDKFVDAASPRVDGWIAHYFGHTAAEHRAGARPTEPPVAEFLEFWAKKKSTVVGR; the protein is encoded by the coding sequence ATGCGGGATCAGGTCGAGACGCGGGGCTGGCCTCTGTCGCCGTCGATCCTCGCCACCCTCACGGTCGCGATGCTGGCTACGACGGCGGCCCTCGCCACGCCTCCGGAGCCGGCGGCGATGCCGCGGATCCGGGTCTCCGACGACGGCGAGCGGTTCGTGGCGGCGGACTCGGGGCGGGTGTTCGTCCCCTGGGGGTTCAACTATCTCGGCAAGTTCGAGCATCTGGCCGAGGACGACTGGGACACGCCCGAGGGCTGGCGGAAGGTCGAGGACGACTGCCGGGAGATGAAGCGGCTGGGGGCGAACGTCGTCCGCTGGCACCTGCAGTTCGAGACCTTCATGGACGGCCCCGACGCGCCCGACGCCGCGCAGGTCGGCCGCCTGAAGGACCTGTTGAAGCTCGCCCGCGCGAATGGGCTCTACCTGGACCTGACCGGCCTGAACTGCTTCCGCCTGAAGCGGATCCCGAAGTGGTACGACGACCTGGCCGAGGCCGACCGCTGGAAGGCCCAGGCCCGCTTCTGGGAGGCCGTCGCCGGGGCCTGCGCGGGGGACTCGGTCGTCTTCTGCTACGACCTCATGAACGAGCCGGTCATGGGCGACCCCGGGCCGAACGACCACCCCTGGGTCGGCGGCGAGCTGGGGGGCTTCCACTTCGTCCAGCGGATCAGCAACAAGATCGCCGGCCGCGACTTCAAGGACATCGCCGAGGCCTGGGTCAAGACGCTCGTCGACGCCATCCGCCGCCACGACCAGGAGACCCCGATCACCGTCGGCGTCATCCCCTGGGCCCTCGTCTGGCCGGGCGCGAAGCCGGTCTTCTACGCGCCCCAGGTGCTCAAGCACCTCGACTTCGTCAGCGTCCACTTCTACCCCGCCCCCGGGCGGATCGAGAAGGAGATGACCGCCCTGGCCGTCTACGACCTGGGCAAGCCCCTGGTCGTCGAGGAGACCTTCCCCCTGGGCTGCACCGTGGCCGACTTCGACAAGTTCGTCGACGCCGCCTCCCCCCGCGTCGACGGCTGGATCGCCCACTACTTCGGCCACACTGCCGCCGAACACCGCGCCGGCGCCAGGCCGACCGAGCCCCCCGTCGCCGAGTTCCTCGAATTCTGGGCGAAGAAGAAGTCGACGGTCGTCGGCCGTTAG
- a CDS encoding helix-turn-helix domain-containing protein, with protein MNGEDIKASRRNLGLTQTKFAGLLSISPRTLHVLENSKDDIDEKYKRLVDEALGHMPEDLSIAKGSLVYSEHTCWPEAAFQALAGEGRRVRRVDCEATITPNAKQPDKYADILYEVHYRGIELAPGKSIVVDHLGNPHGPDGRQRMVLAGKPKGDRFKEMDPEDLESGTVVSAYRIGEGEQNVTIDDMLITLKCDGGINCDRKDGIGYPVYTEVLIDVMTISVTFKGCRPEGKTEAAASLLRRSTPRFGTKAVVSELECDPLLEARRYRFGFLRPRGGLYYGLEFESVRPDSSMTNKPASSSRKSSSSRSRR; from the coding sequence ATGAACGGCGAGGACATCAAGGCTAGTAGACGGAACCTAGGTCTGACGCAAACGAAATTCGCGGGCCTCTTGTCCATCTCGCCCCGCACTCTCCACGTGCTTGAGAACAGCAAGGACGACATCGACGAAAAGTATAAACGGCTGGTCGACGAGGCCTTGGGCCACATGCCCGAGGATCTTTCGATCGCAAAGGGGTCGCTCGTCTATTCGGAACATACGTGCTGGCCCGAAGCCGCGTTTCAAGCGTTAGCCGGGGAAGGTCGACGCGTCCGTCGCGTCGACTGCGAAGCCACGATAACCCCGAACGCGAAACAACCCGACAAGTACGCAGATATCCTCTACGAAGTGCATTATCGCGGGATCGAGCTGGCTCCCGGGAAGTCCATCGTCGTCGACCACCTTGGTAATCCACATGGTCCCGATGGAAGACAGCGAATGGTCCTCGCCGGGAAGCCGAAGGGAGATCGATTCAAGGAGATGGATCCGGAAGACTTGGAATCTGGGACGGTGGTGTCGGCTTATCGGATCGGGGAGGGCGAACAAAACGTAACAATAGATGATATGTTGATTACATTGAAGTGCGATGGGGGCATTAATTGCGATCGCAAGGACGGAATCGGTTACCCTGTGTATACAGAAGTACTAATTGATGTGATGACTATTTCCGTTACATTCAAAGGGTGTCGTCCGGAAGGGAAAACGGAGGCTGCCGCGTCTCTGCTTCGCCGTTCTACTCCTCGGTTCGGTACCAAAGCTGTGGTCTCCGAATTAGAATGCGATCCGCTTCTAGAAGCTCGACGTTATCGGTTTGGGTTCCTCCGCCCTCGTGGCGGCCTCTACTACGGACTGGAATTTGAGAGCGTCCGGCCAGACTCGTCCATGACGAACAAGCCCGCATCATCGAGTCGAAAGAGTTCTTCAAGCCGATCGCGGCGATAA
- the mgtE gene encoding magnesium transporter, with protein MRNPLLVPDLREFLQGGEEDALREFLGDQHPGRVAELIEDLPDGEGDAVFRILESRERAGVLSYFENDEQNRLVEAMPPKEAAELLRVMSHDERAALVNRLDEDFVDEVLPNLAQAEREDIRRLTSYEPGTAGAAMTTDYVTLPAHITVREALERLRHEAPDRETIYYCYVVDHNRRLIGFVSLKRLILARRSSFIEEIMQRDVIFAKVDDDQEPVAQTIDKYDLLALPIVDADARLVGIVTHDDAMDILRREQTEDILKFGGVAPDPEADTVPYWQSHVFTTVRRRIKWLMLLFLAENLTTPVQQHFQWTYGDQKIPALALFISLLTGTGGNAGSQTVGTVIRGMALGEIKLSHTLFVVLREWLTGLCLGLMLGAVALFYIHFWRAQPWGVSGVVAIALFGVCMWANVIGSLVPLAARRVGIDPAVVSAPFISTLVDATGMVIYFTIAITLLGLVK; from the coding sequence ATGCGAAACCCGCTGCTTGTGCCCGACCTCCGCGAGTTCCTCCAGGGGGGCGAGGAGGACGCGCTCCGGGAGTTCCTGGGCGACCAGCACCCCGGGCGCGTGGCCGAGCTGATCGAGGACCTGCCCGACGGCGAGGGCGACGCCGTCTTCCGCATCCTCGAGTCCCGCGAGCGCGCGGGGGTACTCAGCTACTTCGAGAACGACGAGCAGAATCGGCTCGTCGAGGCGATGCCCCCCAAGGAGGCCGCCGAGCTGCTCCGCGTGATGTCGCACGACGAGCGCGCGGCGCTGGTGAACCGGCTCGACGAGGACTTCGTCGACGAGGTCCTCCCCAACCTCGCCCAGGCCGAGCGCGAGGACATCCGCCGCCTGACCAGCTACGAGCCCGGCACGGCCGGCGCGGCGATGACCACCGACTACGTCACGCTCCCCGCCCACATCACCGTCCGCGAGGCCCTCGAACGCCTCCGCCACGAGGCCCCCGACCGCGAGACGATCTACTACTGCTACGTCGTCGACCACAACCGCCGGCTCATCGGCTTCGTCTCGCTCAAGCGGCTGATCCTCGCCCGCCGCTCCTCGTTCATCGAGGAGATCATGCAGCGCGACGTGATCTTCGCCAAGGTCGACGACGACCAGGAGCCCGTCGCCCAGACGATCGACAAGTACGACCTGCTCGCCCTGCCCATCGTCGACGCCGACGCCCGGCTCGTGGGGATCGTCACCCACGACGACGCCATGGACATCCTCCGCCGCGAGCAGACCGAGGACATTTTGAAATTCGGCGGCGTCGCCCCCGACCCCGAGGCCGACACCGTCCCCTACTGGCAGAGCCACGTCTTCACCACCGTCCGCCGCCGGATCAAGTGGCTGATGCTCCTGTTCCTGGCCGAGAACCTCACCACGCCCGTGCAGCAGCACTTCCAGTGGACCTACGGCGACCAGAAGATCCCCGCGCTCGCCCTGTTCATCTCGCTCCTGACCGGCACCGGCGGCAACGCCGGCAGCCAGACCGTCGGCACGGTGATCCGCGGCATGGCCCTGGGCGAGATCAAGCTCTCGCACACCCTCTTCGTCGTCCTCCGCGAGTGGCTGACCGGCCTCTGCCTGGGCCTGATGCTGGGCGCCGTCGCCCTCTTCTACATCCACTTCTGGCGCGCCCAGCCCTGGGGCGTCTCGGGCGTCGTCGCCATCGCCCTCTTCGGCGTCTGCATGTGGGCCAACGTCATCGGCTCCCTCGTCCCCCTCGCCGCCCGCCGCGTCGGCATCGACCCCGCCGTCGTCTCCGCCCCCTTCATCAGCACCCTCGTCGACGCCACCGGCATGGTCATCTACTTCACCATCGCCATCACCCTGCTGGGGCTGGTGAAGTAA
- the serS gene encoding serine--tRNA ligase, translating into MLDLKYVIANIDAVRANCRNRNVPSDVLEDLDRIADLEGDRKQVLSAVEDVRRRQNEVAQSTGKEKDPARRAELIEAGKRLKSDVSDNEEQLRRLDDEIKQRLRRIPNLTHPDAPVSLSEDDSKELRKVGTPRTFDFPVKDHVELGKSLDLIDFETGGKVAGSGFYFLKNDAVLLDLALQQFALRKLIGRGFTPVATPDLARNSILEGVGFTPRGEETQVYSIEDTDLSLVGTAEITLGGMLADELLDEAALPIRYVGLSHCFRTEAGAAGRASRGLYRVHQFTKVEMFAFSTPEQSGAIHAEMLAIEEEIFGELGIPYLVLDIATGDLGGPAYRKFDLEAWMPGRGANGEYGEVTSTSDCTDYQSRRLNIRYRPAGQKGTRFVHTLNGTAVAVSRAIIAVLENYQRADGRIDVPAALKPYIGKDVIG; encoded by the coding sequence ATGCTCGACCTGAAATACGTCATCGCCAACATCGACGCCGTCCGGGCCAACTGCCGGAACCGCAACGTCCCCTCCGACGTCCTGGAGGACCTGGACCGGATCGCCGACCTGGAGGGCGACCGCAAGCAGGTGCTCTCGGCCGTCGAGGACGTCCGCCGCCGCCAGAACGAGGTCGCCCAGTCGACCGGGAAGGAGAAGGACCCCGCGCGCCGGGCCGAGCTGATCGAGGCCGGCAAGCGGCTCAAGTCCGACGTCTCCGACAACGAGGAGCAGCTCCGCCGCCTCGACGACGAGATCAAGCAGCGGCTGCGGCGAATCCCCAACCTCACCCACCCCGACGCCCCCGTCAGCCTCAGCGAGGACGACAGCAAGGAGCTGCGGAAGGTCGGGACGCCCCGCACGTTCGATTTCCCCGTCAAGGACCACGTCGAGCTGGGCAAGTCCCTCGACCTGATCGACTTCGAGACCGGCGGCAAGGTCGCCGGCTCGGGCTTCTACTTCCTCAAGAACGACGCCGTCCTGCTCGACCTGGCGCTCCAGCAGTTCGCGCTGCGGAAGCTGATCGGCCGCGGCTTCACCCCGGTCGCCACCCCCGACCTGGCCCGCAACAGCATCCTCGAAGGCGTCGGCTTCACCCCCCGCGGCGAGGAGACCCAGGTCTACTCGATCGAGGACACCGACCTCAGCCTGGTCGGCACCGCCGAGATCACCCTGGGCGGCATGCTCGCCGACGAGCTGCTCGACGAGGCCGCGCTGCCGATCCGGTACGTCGGCCTCTCGCACTGCTTCCGCACCGAGGCCGGGGCCGCCGGCCGGGCCAGCCGCGGCCTGTACCGCGTCCACCAGTTCACCAAGGTCGAGATGTTCGCCTTCTCGACCCCCGAGCAGTCGGGCGCGATCCACGCCGAGATGCTGGCGATCGAGGAGGAGATCTTCGGCGAGCTGGGCATCCCCTACCTCGTCCTCGACATCGCCACCGGCGACCTGGGCGGCCCCGCCTATCGCAAGTTCGACCTGGAAGCCTGGATGCCCGGCCGCGGCGCGAACGGCGAGTACGGCGAGGTCACCAGCACCTCCGACTGCACCGACTACCAGTCGCGCCGGCTCAACATCCGCTACCGCCCCGCCGGCCAGAAGGGGACCCGGTTCGTCCACACCCTGAACGGCACCGCCGTCGCCGTCAGCCGGGCGATCATCGCCGTCCTCGAGAATTACCAGCGAGCCGACGGCCGAATCGACGTCCCCGCAGCCCTCAAGCCGTACATTGGCAAGGATGTGATCGGCTGA